The window GCATTAGCTTgtcgtttttctcttctgatTGTTGTTGCAGCAGTAACGATCATTGGCATCGGCGAAGTTGTCATAACTGCAGCTGTAGTTTTGTTGACATTCATTTGGTTAACAATGTGAGTAGACATGTCTTTCGGGATAGTAGTTGGGGCTGTAGTCGTCATCTCTGGGGTAAGTTTAGCTGGTTTTTCAGTAGAATTGATTACATCTGCAACAGTTGCCATTGCAACTGGAGTAGTGACTGATGTTTTGTTGACTTCTTCGTGGATAACATTGCCTGGTTTTTCAGTTGTATTTTGGAAAACCACAACAGGCTTCATCGAGGTGACTGTCATCGGGGTGGAGGTAATCGTCTCAGCCATAGTTGCTTGTGTGGTTGAATTCATGCGTTCGACAACAACAGGCTTCATCGAGGTGGCTGTCATCGGAGTGGAGGTAATGTTCTCTGCCACAGTTGCTTGCGTGGTTGTGTTCGTGTGTTCGACGACAACAATAATCGGCCTCTCGGTGGAACGAGCAACACCAGTAGCAGAGTGTCCAGCCTCAGCAGAAGGTGCAGTCTCATTGGAGTGTTTGGCTGTCGTGGTGGCTTCAACATGAACTGTGTTCGCCACAACCGAATGCTTGACTGTTGTGGAAACATCTTCGTCGTCGATTTCGTGACTGTTGTCAGCTCCATGATTTGCACCATGGTCTTCTGACATGCATCCCTGTAAGTACAGCATTGGTTTTGGAGTTACAAACAACTTAAAAATATCTTATCTGGCATTCTATTCTGTACCTCTGCAGAGCTGGTGATGGCGGCCATTAAGGCCAAGGTAAAGAACAGAAGGTACTTCATGATGTTCGAGAGATGCTGGGATGATTGACTGTGGCATCGATACGTGATTATATATAGCTTGGAAATGATGGGAGGAGTTTTGATGTCGTACCAGTCGGAGAAGTTGTCCAGCTAATTAGGAATTCCGTTAACATATTGAAAGTAACGTACCGGATGTTGAGGGGATTACGTGTGTTTTTCAAATCCATTCTTTCAATCATCGTGCATCGAGTCATCCATATAAATTATAGTTGCATCAGGTACTAATACATTATAACAAGGGGTTTTTTCCATGGCCTTGTTTTCAGATCAGAAGTCtgggtttttttcttgaaaaacaaCTTGTCATCATCTTGTAACGTGGTAAGTATATACAGTAAGAAATTTAgaacaataattattttagaGTATTTAGTTCCATTGAAAGTCGTATGAAGCATTGAATTTGATGTAATTAATTACATTTAATTGCCAAGACATTCATTGTTCTCAGTTAGAAAGTGACGAATTTGTAAATTTGGCATGTGTTTTACTCTCAGACTTTCTCCATTTTGGAACGAGCTTCTTTGTATTCTACACAAGATTTATCTTCTGCGATGCTAGGCATACAGTACATTTGCGGGGACTCCCAATTTCTGGTAATTTAGTTGTTAGCTTTATATCTAGTTACAAGACTACTCGGCAGGAAAATGGTAACCTTCTGATATCCAGAGAAACGAGGTAAGTTTATAAGTCATCTATCGCTTCCTAAATAATCCTACtggtttttatttacattcgTTGTGCATACAGGCTGAGCAAGCAAAACCAGTAGAAGGTGCCTCATTTTAGAAAATCCTATCTGTCATTGGCGAAGTAGCGTGAATCATGGCAAAACCAGCACACGTGCTTCACGATGTCATTCGGGTAATACTAAGATATTACTGTTCCGACCAGGGCAGTAAAATCTCAACAGACTCATGCAGACTATTTTAGAAAATCAAACaggttttttcttgtttgttgttaCATGATTAGAAACTTTTTATGATTGATCAAAATTCTTAAAGGAATTATCAAACCTGGAATAATTCAACAGTGACAGGCAATGGCAAGTTACCACGAACTGATTCTGGAGCCACCTATTGAAGAACTTATTGTAGGAATGTGGCCTCTATTTCAAATCAAGTTACATAAAAAAAGTGACGTCACAATTTATGACCATGAATAATGACGATTTCGGGAATGTCACGCGAAATTCAGAAGTCATGTGTTAAGTCACGCAAACTCCTTCGCTCAAGGTAAACCCGTGAATGTGTAAACTACCTTATTTTCACTTATTCTGGTTTACTTCAACttggaatttttgtttttgttcgcGTGTATTTGTGCATCACAAGTTGAGGACCTGTAGGAGATGGAAACGCCCTTTGAACAACCAAAAAAGGTAACAGAATCCctttattgaaaaaatggtTGTGGTCACCAATAATCAAGTAAATTCAGGAACATGAGGTAGTTTTATACTGACTGATCATTATATTTATCTTATTACTTTTATTATTCAGAAGCTTTTCTTAGAAACAACAGACAAGCAAAGAGAATTGTGATagattcttttatttcgttttttttaatttaattttttcacgttttcctaaacagaaaaagtaataaaattttAGAATCTAATCCTCCATTCTAGAAATAGCTGGTGACTCTTTCATCCGCATCACTGGGTAATCGTCGTGGTAATGTAAAGCTGGGGTCTTAGGCTTTTGACATTGGAACCTTAGTGGTGGCATGGGGTGCAACTGTAGCCTCACGAGCTTTACGGGTCGGGGCTTTAGTAGCTATGGTATGTGGCACAGTCGTAGCCTCTCGGGTTTTACGGGTTGGAACTTTGGTAGTCGCGGCATGTGGCACAGCGGTAGCTTCCCGGGTCTTACGGGTAGGAGCATTTGTAGCTGCGTTGTGTGGCACAGGGGTAGATTCTTGACTCTTAGAAGCCTTGGTAGTTGCAGCTTGTGGTACGGTGGTAACTTCACGAGCCTTACGGGTTGGGGCTTTACTGGCTACGGTATGTGGCACAGCGGTAGCCTCTCGGGCCTTACGGGTTGGGGCTTTGGTAGCCGCAACGTGTGGCACAGCGGTAGCCTCTCGGGCCTTACGAGTTGGGGCTTTGGTAGCCGCAACGTGTGGCACAGCGGTAGCCTCTCGGGTCTTACGGGTTGGGGCTTTACTGGCTACGGTATGTGGCACAGCGGTAGCCTCTCGGGCCTTACGGGTTGGGGCCTTGGTAGCCGCTAGGTGTGGCCCAGCGGTAGCTTCTCGGGTCTTACGAATAGGAGCCTTGGTGGTCACATGTGGTTTAATGTTAGCCTCACGGGTTTTTCGTGTAGGGCTTACCGCCGGCAATATTATCGATGATGTGTTGGGCGTAATGGGCATCGACGTATTGTTTGCTACAATTTTGACGTTTTCGGGTGCTTTGACTGCATCTTCGTGTGTAATTTTAATCTCTTTTTGCACAGCCTCGCCCTCGGATGCCCATCCCTAAAAACATAcatttttcgaataaaataGCAATTGGACAACAagttaataaaattttgttcatTACTTTTATGGAGCCGATAGAGACACCCAAGaccagaagagaaaaaaataggaacTTCATGGCTGTGCTGGAACTGACCTGAGAATACCTGTCCCGTAAGAATGGTGTGAATTTTGCTGCTACAGTATTTTATAGTCGGCAATAGTGGGAGGAGCCATTACTCCGTACCAGTCGGATCTATCGCCAGATTAATTCGTATTCTATTGATGTGTTGATTGCACAACCTTATGGATGTGGGCTAAGGTCTTCAATCAGCAACCAATGTCATGTGAAGCCAAGGTGTAATTAAATGCTTACAAGTAACGTAAGTATTACGAAGCAGTGTACTTTTCCTCAAGTGGCATCCTATTGTACATATTACTGACCGATGAGGGGCGAGCAAGCCATCCGGAACCCGCGTTCCGTTAGCATTTTCGTAGTCTTTGATCTGTGTTTATTTAAACTTTCAAATCACTTGGAAAACcctatgtctttttttttaaagcctgTATTCTGGATTACACTTTGGTAACTTAGGTGAGTAAAATTACTTGGTACATAACGTACTAACGTCCTAAAACATGCTAAAATTCGGCCTTCGCTGGCGCCCCAGCTAAAACCAGATTCGAAAAGTAAACAACTACCTCTCGTTTGTGACCTTTTTCAAAACTTGGCACCATTTTTCAAGATGGCGGTAGATAGATCCAGTTTGTCCGGTAAGACCTGGCCAGCCAAACTAGCCTAAAAAATAGTATACCCCGATGGTCGAAAATGGACCCGCGGGTGATCCACGGGTTATCCGGGTATTAACAAACTGAGGCTGGCTTACCTGTGTTCCATGTTTTTAAACCATGATTGAAGTCTTTGTCATACAAAATTGGACGgctttttcagaaaaagaCTGTAGAAAGACTTTggcatttttaaaagattCAATTTTCTGTACTTTTAAGCTTACAAGTTAACAATTGAAATGATATATCTAGCAGCGTTTGAGGAAATGACATGACTCATGGTTTTTTTATCCCAATCTTGTCTGCAGTGAATCGCAGTTCGTACCATGTAGCATTTCCAAATTTTACCAGCGTCATTATCAATGTAAGTTCAAAATGGCGGTCAGCAACCGCGTGATTCATCGACAGAAGATAGCCATACTTTAAGGTAATATTGGTAACTTTCAGGCATTAGCGTGCTATTCAGAACAAAAAAGTATAATTATATCTATCAGGATGTAATAGCTGCATTGAAATTATCTGAAAAGACTGTAAATAACTGAAGGGCGGGTAAATTACTAAACATATTCCAAAAGATTTTCATCAGTGCATCCCGTTCAGTAAATCCATGGATTTACTACGGGTGATAAAGTATGAGGGTGTAAACTTTGCCATATGTTGTTCTTCCTTGTGAATATTAGCCTAGATTTTGAACTGTGATAGAAACTGTAAGTGAGGTTGGTCATTTACCAAGGCTGTTTTGCTAGTAGAACTAAGAACAATATTCATTGTGTTCGCTAGAAATTCTGTAAAATTTCCTGCCTTTGCCTTCGTGATCTATTCATATTTCAGCAAACGATTTCACTTTTAGCTTTAACTACTGGAGAACTTCATCTACAGAACGATAAAGCCTCATTGAAGAATAATTGTGATCACAGGCATTGGCAGCTGCAGGAAAGAATCTGAAGACTTTGGAAAGGCTTACTGGATAACCTTACTGATCAATGAATCACGAAGAAGTACATCACAAACTCAAGCAATTTAAGAAAATTCGAATTAGAGCAAGGGAAAATGATGGCAAAGAGAAGTAAAAAAATGGGCATGAAGTGCTTTCGGCTTTCTGATTGGTTATCTTCAACGGAGCTGCGCAGGTTACCTTTCTATCCACAAATAGGCGATGAAGTCATGTACTTCAGGCAAGGTTTGTTTcttattattgattttattATAAGTGGTCAGTTTTACTCGTTTATTTCTACTCAGGTCATGAGCTCTACGTAAACACCGTAAAGCAGAAAAAATTATATGAAGTAAATCCGAGTTCGCTTCCTTGGTCCAAACAGACAATTCATCAACAAGAATTGGTTAGAATCATATGTGTAACGTATGAGATAGAGCCACCAAGGCTCGTTTGCTTGAAGGTGATTTCAACTATTGATTATTTGCAGTGTGTTAgtattatttgtatttttttatattagtatttgttttttttttgttttttttttagctgtgCCGACTCGATCCTAGAAGTGGATCGTTGACAAAAAAGACTTTTGTGATCAAATACCATGATATGGATGAAGTGCCGGATTTCTTGGTACTAAAACAGGATTACGATGCTGCTATAACGCGCCAATGGAATTTGTTTCAACGGTTTCGGAGTCTCATGAATGACAATCGCGGAGTCCAGATGTGGTGGGAAGGCCAGTTCATAAAGCGTGAGCCTTTCAATCCCGAATTTCCTGAATCCATGTTTCTATGTTACGTCATCAGGTAGAACTCAATGTTAAATCGCTGACTCTTACTCAATTGTTATcaagtaatattttttaaataacagaTGGGACAATGGTGATTTAGACCGTCTTAGTCCATGGGATCTAGAAAACATCGATCCAAACAGAAAACCGTGTAGCGTTGGGGCTGGTGTACGAGTACTACCGATCGAAATCATAAGGACATCTTATATGCCTGGGAAAAACGACTGGCCTCCAGTAGGGGATCGTGATTCTGAAACTTATCGTATATCTTCTGGAATCATCCAAATTATGGATCTAGACGTGGCAAAGCATTTTTCGGCCCCCGTTGACCTTGATGAGTTTCCTACTTACGCATCCATTGTTAAGTATCCGATTGATCTCCGCACAATTAAAGCAAGACTGGATCACCGCTTTTATCGGCGTGTTGCAGCAGTTGAACACGACGTTCACCGCATACACACCAATGCACTCCTATTTAACGATCCCAAAAAGTCAGATATCGTAAGAAACTCTTGCATCACTACTGAATTGTGCCTTGAAATCATCCGGAACGCGGATGCCGACGTGACAGCCTTATATCGTCAATACCTGGAAGGCTGCAAGAAGAAAGAAGCTTATGGGAAGCCCTCCGCGACATCAAATCTGAACGAGGGGAGCAGCCAACTTCCACTGCGGAGCAGCCCATTTAACGGATTAGtacaaaaacaacacaaaacggAACGCCCAACAGAGGGaacttgttttgcttttcctctAACTAATGTAATTACAGGATCCGAACAAACCAGTACACCCACTCGGATACAAGGGCAAAAGGTCACCCACAAAGCGAATCACGTCGTTAAAGAGCATTGTTCCACTGAAGCATCTACAGTTCGTTCTAAAAGATACATTACACGGAAGTTCTCGTCATTTGTCAATCCCGACGGACATAATACCGGTAATTATATTTGAAAATCGAGTCATCATAGAACAATAATCTTATTTTTTCCCAATGTGTTTACAGAAATCGGTGTAGCAATGGACGGCCACAAACTTGACGACTATTCTGAATTGGAAAATATTCGCGACAAAGAGATTACGAGTCAAACCAGGGAGAAAGTCATTTATCCGGAAGAAGTTAAAATTGAACATTCACCTAAACCGAAGAAAATAGCGTCTATCAGCCCGTATACATTCCCAAGCAGCGATGAATCGGAAACTGGTGATTTAGAAGAGAATGATCTGCCAATGGCAAGAAATGTCTCAAGAAGAAGCAGGTTACCGTTGCACAGGACGACGATAAACAATTTTGATGCCATCCCGCTGCCAGAACCCACACTCTCTTCAGTTTCACCGATTTCATCCTCAGAGAGGTCCAGAAGCAAAATGTTTGACAGGCCCAAAGATAGCTCAAATACTTATGTCATCGATGAAACTTGCAATCAGAATTCAGAAATTACCATTACCAGAAGTGTGAGGAAACAAAGCATTGATTCAGACAATGTTCTAATTGAATATTTGgctaaacgaagaaaaatttctATGTCTGAAATAGATGTAGCACTTCGCAGGAATGAATCAGGAACAAGGAATCAGGAAGATAACTGCATGTTTGCTTGCCGCGCCCAGCATAAGCTAGCAACAATGAAAAGTGCTCCAAGGGAAAGCGGATCGACTACtcgtaaagtaaaaaatgataATCGTGCCAATCCATCACTTGAGTTGACTCCATTACCACGTACTACAATTTCACCGATGAGCCATGCAGAGAAGGAATTTTCACACAAAAGTCCTTTATCCTCCCATCAACTGTTTTCAAATAATTGTTTAAACCTGACTGGAATTCGAAGAAAAGAACGGGATTCATCGATTACATTCGAGAACGCATCCATTATTTCCGTTCCTATCCCAATCGCTGTTTCGACTCCAATCGGAACGCGTAAGAAGTACGAAGATTCGAACACATGTATTGAGCAGACAAAACCTCGTTTGTTAAGAAATGTCACAGAGAATGAGATCAGTAAACAGTCAACTTGGGACACCTACTCATCAAGAAACCTTTGTGacatcaagaaaaagaataaacgaaAATTGTCTAGCTCAGGCTCATGGAATATTTCGTATTTTGAAGATGTAGCACAGGAACAATCAAGCACGAAATCTCCGACAATGGAAGACCAGCCGTCACCACCCTCCCTTCTGAATGAGTTACCAGCGAAGGAAATAGTTGCTGAAAACTTGCACCGTCAGTTCAATTCCTCCAATAGAAAAGCAGAAGAAGCACTTGAAACTGTTAGTGACAGACCTTCAAACATACAGCGTTCATCAAAAGCCCAAGTTACATCTCTGACCTCCGAGAAATCGTTTACGGTTAGAATTGATGCCCCACAACCTGCGGAATTCGAATGTGTCAATTCCCGTAACGCTAATTGTCAATCTACATCTTGCAGCATATCAATTTTCAAGGAAAATCGATATCAAACCGCAGTTCTATCTAAAGGCAACTTGCCTTATGAAGGCCAAGATCAATCCCAAAAGCAGGAAGTCATTCCAACGTCAAGTAACTTGGTTTGCATTCCGTTTTGCGAACAGTTTAAAGCTCCTGCATCCCTTTTGAAGAAAACTCTCAAGAAAGAACATCGTGCCAAGTGTTTAACGAACGAAACTAAGTGTCGAAGTAAAAAAGATAACCTTTGTGAAATTAATAGTGATAACCGGAGTGAAACAACcgattcaaagaaaaattcatccCGTTCCAAAGATTTTCTCATCACCAAAATTCTTACAGAATCTAAAATTGATATTCCAATAGAGAAGGTCACCAGTGACAAATCAGAGattaaatcaagaaaaaataaagttccAGGTGTTTCAGGGGCgtcgaaaataaaaacccaTGAAGAGCCTATTAACGTCTCTGCTTCCATTGAAGAAATTATGAGGAAGTACCTTGGCAACGAAAGCTGTGACGGACAGGCAGAGGAGccgaaaaaaggaagaaagaaacgtcCACTAGgctcaaagaaaaaatacgcTGGCAAGATTATTTCAAAAGGAGCTACCACGTTCAAAGATAACGTAAGAAGAAAGCATGTTATTTGTGttgtgaatttttaaaattatttcaggttttttttcaggttgaAAATGTTGGGGATGCATCGAACAACATGACCACGTCGGGAAAAACGCATATGACAGCACGGAAGCGCACAAGTGTAAAAGATGCATCGGTCAGCGAGCAACTGAACCTTGTAGAACGTATTctacgagaaagaaaatgaattgcttCAAGATCTCCCCTGCCTACTTCtataatcaagaaaaaaaattctgcaagGCATAACGTCTGTGAGTAGGAATGAAATCCAACCAGTTTAGACTGCTTAATCAACTTGTTACTTTCGGACACAACCAAGATGgtattttgtttaatttattgtAGCTgctatgttttttgttttttttaaattttgcgtACTATTAAATAAACTAGAAGGGTAGTTTATTAACTGTATAACAGTTTGAAACCTTTGAAACTAGTTTTCCAATCTTCTAAACCGTTCCCTTTTAGGGCTAACAGGAAGGTCGCTAAACGAATGCTTCACGAAGAATCTATTCTTTTGCCGCTTTCTACCAATATGCGACAATGATTACGGCTTTTCTTACGTTAAActtttatcatttttgaaGCTAACCAGCATAACCAATTCCCATTCTAGCTACATAGAGACAGCTTAATCGCTATGCAATGGTCGTATGTTATGTTTGTTGACCTGATCTTAAAGCTGAGATAAGTATTGAACCCCGAACAGCTTAAGCGacacatttcaattttgcTCCCCCCTTTTGAAGTTGGATAATTGTGTTTGAAAATGGTCGGGAAGTAattgctttttctctttcagttTTAATGCAATGTCGAAGAGACTTGCAATTAGCTAAGGAAACGATATTTTCCCACTTTCTTGCCAATAAGTTTGTATTGCACCGGAGGAAATGTTTCTGCAAGAACCACTTTATCACGTAATCTCgtataaattttgttttgattttcaaacCACGTTTCAATTCGCTAATGAGCTtgtttatcttctttaaataggCATTTCAAAGATGATCTTCAACGGATGGCTTGACAGCTTTCTGGTGAGTTCATTTCATTGACAGAGTTTACCATTTATTCCGTTGGCTAGGTTGGGGAGCCACTGTATTCGTGGACAAATGTTGAAGAGAGACAATTTGATTTCGCTTTTGGATGAGTTAATGTGCTGTTTCGGATTTTCTACTCCTTATGGTAACATACTATTGCATAGACTTGAATATCTTGATACCAAAATGGCCACCTTTGTGCAATTCAAGAAGAAATAGTTGTTGGAAGCACTGTGTACATTCCTCGTATTGTACCTGggaaggtaaacaaaaattatatacAGCATACAGATATctacataaataaaatgtttttatttaccttttggCATGACAGGTACCTAACCATTCAAGATGGATCACTCGGCCGGGAAAACGGAAATCGTAGCATTGGGTTCCACTAGAAGTAATCGTCAAGACGTCAGCGTCGGTTCATGTAGTTTTGGACATATTCACCAGGTAAGCTTTTCGTTTGCTTCTATGGAACTCCTTTCGCGTTGCCAATCAGCTTTGGATAGTTCAAAAATAGCCAGAACGCTATGCTTTTGAGGTGTGCAAGATCGTGAAGTGTTTTAACTTGAAACTGTTTATTGTCGAAGTCTTTCCAAAAGTAATGAGTATAGTCATCAATCGTCAATTACATTCCGGAGAAGGGAGTATAAAAGTAGAGAGTtttataaaacagaaaatatcaAGAAGACTCAGACAAAACTATGAGTATTTTATCCTTCATATTTGGCACACAATGAATAGCAAAGTTTGGTATTTACTCGGTTCGAcaatttgaattttccatCGCTGAGTTGATTTTAAGAAAGACTAGATGGCTATACCAAAACAAGATGTTTGTGTCactgtagaaaaaaaaaactatccattcattttttttttttttaaagaaccgAAAATTCATGTGGGTTTAGCAGGCCATCCACATAAATGGAaggtgatttaaaaaaaaaacaagagtaaagagaaaataaatccGTTAAATATAAGAAACGAATCATTTTCTGAAATGTTCAATACCATCACTATTAACAAGGGCACTTGATATTTGCATACACGTAGACTAGTGTACGAATTGTTTCTTTGACAAGCATATTTCAACTGCCCTGTTAGATTCAATTCGCCCAATCATGGGCAGAAACTATTTTTCTAATGATTATgtgtaacttttttttaaagaaaagtactctaatatttttttatcattttggATTGGAGTATTATGAGGCACTACATTGGCGAGACTACACTTGCGTGGAATCCGATCAAACGAAGAATAGTGGTCCCTACAAATAGTCATACATATCTTAGGGCTACAATGTTTTCAACTAATCAATTCTTCCGTAGGTTCTATCTCGCTATTTGTcaagacgaagaaaacaaaaaaccagtgaaaacaaaaggctgATCCGATTGTTTTAAAGTAAGTTTACAAGTCAAAAGAGTATAAATATATCATCGTCTTTTGTTCCCCTCGGTTTAGGCAAGGCTAGAACAGTTTGACCgcaaaacacatttttctttggaGTGCCTAGCTGTTTGTTATGATTTCAATATACCAAGTATTTGAAAacagaagaggaaaaaaaaaaggagaaacactTACTTCTATCTACACACAGTTTTACGGGACTTAGAATaatcatcctttttttttcctttaaatttATAATGCTCTTATAAAAACCAGGTCCtttttgcataaaaaaatggcgaatcCTAAATGTCTATCAATGGAGAGAATCGTAAGTATGTATAATTTTGGCAATAAGAGCCGATCGAGACTAATCTTTGTATCTTTAGTGTTATAGGGCTATTGAACTGACTGGATTTTT of the Daphnia carinata strain CSIRO-1 chromosome 10, CSIRO_AGI_Dcar_HiC_V3, whole genome shotgun sequence genome contains:
- the LOC130701523 gene encoding DNA-binding protein HU homolog, translating into MKFLFFSLLVLGVSIGSIKGWASEGEAVQKEIKITHEDAVKAPENVKIVANNTSMPITPNTSSIILPAVSPTRKTREANIKPHVTTKAPIRKTREATAGPHLAATKAPTRKAREATAVPHTVASKAPTRKTREATAVPHVAATKAPTRKAREATAVPHVAATKAPTRKAREATAVPHTVASKAPTRKAREVTTVPQAATTKASKSQESTPVPHNAATNAPTRKTREATAVPHAATTKVPTRKTREATTVPHTIATKAPTRKAREATVAPHATTKVPMSKA
- the LOC130701518 gene encoding mucin-5AC-like, producing MKYLLFFTLALMAAITSSAEGCMSEDHGANHGADNSHEIDDEDVSTTVKHSVVANTVHVEATTTAKHSNETAPSAEAGHSATGVARSTERPIIVVVEHTNTTTQATVAENITSTPMTVTSMKPVVVFQNTTEKPGNVIHEEVNKTSVTTPVAMATVADVINSTEKPAKLTPEMTTTAPTTIPKDMSTHIVNQMNVNKTTAAVMTTSPMPMIVTAATTIRREKRQANATMKIPTTPKTPVFGSRFPTRVPTPVTRKARQGTTIGPATTASRTTTASRTTTKPKTVTKQPGLSPVAPSRVRVPMTMKPQPVTTGPMPVHG
- the LOC130701496 gene encoding uncharacterized protein LOC130701496, which gives rise to MMAKRSKKMGMKCFRLSDWLSSTELRRLPFYPQIGDEVMYFRQGHELYVNTVKQKKLYEVNPSSLPWSKQTIHQQELVRIICVTYEIEPPRLVCLKLCRLDPRSGSLTKKTFVIKYHDMDEVPDFLVLKQDYDAAITRQWNLFQRFRSLMNDNRGVQMWWEGQFIKREPFNPEFPESMFLCYVIRWDNGDLDRLSPWDLENIDPNRKPCSVGAGVRVLPIEIIRTSYMPGKNDWPPVGDRDSETYRISSGIIQIMDLDVAKHFSAPVDLDEFPTYASIVKYPIDLRTIKARLDHRFYRRVAAVEHDVHRIHTNALLFNDPKKSDIVRNSCITTELCLEIIRNADADVTALYRQYLEGCKKKEAYGKPSATSNLNEGSSQLPLRSSPFNGLVQKQHKTERPTEGTCFAFPLTNVITGSEQTSTPTRIQGQKVTHKANHVVKEHCSTEASTVRSKRYITRKFSSFVNPDGHNTEIGVAMDGHKLDDYSELENIRDKEITSQTREKVIYPEEVKIEHSPKPKKIASISPYTFPSSDESETGDLEENDLPMARNVSRRSRLPLHRTTINNFDAIPLPEPTLSSVSPISSSERSRSKMFDRPKDSSNTYVIDETCNQNSEITITRSVRKQSIDSDNVLIEYLAKRRKISMSEIDVALRRNESGTRNQEDNCMFACRAQHKLATMKSAPRESGSTTRKVKNDNRANPSLELTPLPRTTISPMSHAEKEFSHKSPLSSHQLFSNNCLNLTGIRRKERDSSITFENASIISVPIPIAVSTPIGTRKKYEDSNTCIEQTKPRLLRNVTENEISKQSTWDTYSSRNLCDIKKKNKRKLSSSGSWNISYFEDVAQEQSSTKSPTMEDQPSPPSLLNELPAKEIVAENLHRQFNSSNRKAEEALETVSDRPSNIQRSSKAQVTSLTSEKSFTVRIDAPQPAEFECVNSRNANCQSTSCSISIFKENRYQTAVLSKGNLPYEGQDQSQKQEVIPTSSNLVCIPFCEQFKAPASLLKKTLKKEHRAKCLTNETKCRSKKDNLCEINSDNRSETTDSKKNSSRSKDFLITKILTESKIDIPIEKVTSDKSEIKSRKNKVPGVSGASKIKTHEEPINVSASIEEIMRKYLGNESCDGQAEEPKKGRKKRPLGSKKKYAGKIISKGATTFKDNVENVGDASNNMTTSGKTHMTARKRTSVKDASVSEQLNLVERILRERK